One stretch of Juglans microcarpa x Juglans regia isolate MS1-56 chromosome 3D, Jm3101_v1.0, whole genome shotgun sequence DNA includes these proteins:
- the LOC121255644 gene encoding uncharacterized protein LOC121255644, protein MFFFFVGGVEQQVRQVLKYGAGKCIACRSPADLVEYEKVLKLFFVPVWRWRGKEPLMHCNNCNLFFPPSYSLPPSPADSAVPDVLRCRFCERPVEPEFSFCPFCGSAL, encoded by the coding sequence atgtttttcttctttgtggGAGGAGTAGAGCAACAAGTGCGGCAGGTGCTGAAATATGGCGCCGGAAAGTGCATAGCTTGCCGCTCACCGGCCGATCTGGTGGAGTACGAGAAAGTCCTGAAGTTGTTCTTCGTTCCCGTCTGGCGGTGGCGTGGGAAAGAGCCCCTCATGCACTGCAACAATTGCAACCTTTTCTTCCCTCCCTCCTACTCCCTGCCGCCGTCGCCAGCCGATTCGGCCGTCCCCGACGTCTTGAGGTGCCGTTTCTGTGAAAGGCCGGTGGAGCCCGAGTTCAGCTTTTGCCCCTTTTGTGGATCTGCTCTGTGA
- the LOC121255643 gene encoding chlorophyllide a oxygenase, chloroplastic isoform X2, protein MLLHEKVVEVLNPLAREYKSIGTMKKELAELQEELGQAHKQVHISEARVSTALDKLAYMEELVNDRLLQDRNSTASEQTSPSPSTSTQSLKVVQRRLPRKSLNVSGPVQPYHPRLMNFWYPVAFSADLKDDTMIPIDCFEEQWVIFRGKDGKPGCVRNTCAHRACPLHLGSVNEGRIQCPYHGWEYSTDGKCEKMPSTRLLDVKIKSLPCFEQEGMIWIWPGNDPPTATIPSLEPPPGFQVHAEIVMELPVEHGLLLDNLLDLAHAPFTHTSTFAKGWSVPSFVKFLTPASGLQGYWDPYPIDMEFRPPCMVLSTIGISKPGKLGGQSTKQCPTHLHQLHVCLPSSRQKTRLLYRMSLDFAPLLKHIPFMQYLWRHFAEQVLNEDLRLVLGQQERMINGANVWNWPVSYDKLGVRYRLWRGAVEQGAKQLPFDKPM, encoded by the exons GAAG GTTGTAGAAGTTCTAAATCCTTTAGCCCGGGAGTACAAGTCAATTGGCACAATGAAGAAGGAGCTTGCAGAATTGCAGGAAGAATTAGGACAAGCTCACAAACAG GTTCACATATCTGAAGCAAGAGTTTCCACTGCTTTGGATAAACTAGCTTACATGGAAGAATTGGTGAATGATAGACTGTTACAAGACAGAAACTCAACAGCATCAGAACAAACATCCCCTTCTCCCAGTACATCTACACAATCTCTCAAAGTTGTACAGAGGAGGTTGCCACGTAAAAGCTTGAATGTCTCAGGTCCAGTTCAACCTTACCATCCTCGCTTGATGAATTTCTGGTATCCCGTTGCTTTCTCTGCTGATCTGAAGGATGATACCATG ATTCCAATTGATTGTTTTGAGGAGCAATGGGTCATCTTCCGTGGAAAAGATGGGAAACCTGGATGTGTACGGAACACCTGTGCACATAGGGCATGCCCTCTTCACCTGGGTTCAGTAAATGAGGGTCGCATCCAATGTCCCTACCATG GATGGGAGTACTCAACAGATGGGAAATGTGAGAAAATGCCATCAACACGATTACTTGATGTGAAGATAAAGTCATTGCCATGTTTTGAGCAAGAGGGGATGATCTGGATTTGGCCTGGCAATGACCCTCCAACAGCCACCATTCCTTCTTTAGAACCTCCTCCAGGATTCCAAGTCCATGCTGAG ATTGTCATGGAGCTTCCGGTGGAACATGGGCTACTTCTAGATAATCTTTTGGATCTTGCGCATGCCCCTTTTACCCACACTTCTACCTTCGCCAAGGGATGGAGTGTTCCCAG CTTCGTGAAATTCTTGACACCTGCATCTGGCCTCCAAGGATACTGGGACCCTTATCCAATAGATATGGAATTCCGGCCACCTTGTATGGTGCTATCAACCATAGGGATCTCAAAGCCAGGGAAACTGGGAGGACAGAGTACCAAGCAGTGTCCTACGCACCTTCACCAACTTCATGTGTGCTTACCTTCATCCAGGCAGAAAACAAGATTACTATACAGAATGTCACTGGATTTTGCTCCCCTGCTTAAGCACATTCCTTTCATGCAGTATCTGTGGAGGCATTTTGCGGAACAG GTCTTGAATGAGGATCTGCGGCTTGTACTTGGCCAGCAAGAGCGCATGATCAACGGCGCAAACGTCTGGAATTGGCCGGTATCCTACGACAAGCTCGGGGTAAGGTACAGGCTATGGAGAGGAGCTGTGGAGCAAGGAGCTAAGCAACTACCATTCGACAAACCAATGTAG